The proteins below are encoded in one region of Microbispora sp. NBC_01189:
- a CDS encoding EndoU domain-containing protein — protein sequence MRHFLLRHHPRYWNGSAKETQSFFPKNWSVQDIQGGIEEIMRQNSADLAAGVGQKGKRQISGTYRGRTCTVGFKHGKIGQFYCK from the coding sequence ATGAGACATTTTTTGCTGCGCCATCACCCCCGCTATTGGAATGGATCCGCAAAGGAGACCCAGTCCTTCTTTCCGAAGAATTGGTCTGTCCAGGATATACAGGGGGGAATTGAGGAGATTATGAGACAGAACTCGGCGGACCTCGCTGCAGGAGTGGGACAAAAGGGAAAGAGGCAAATCTCGGGAACATATAGAGGGCGAACGTGCACTGTTGGTTTCAAACATGGCAAGATCGGTCAATTCTACTGCAAGTGA
- a CDS encoding sulfotransferase domain-containing protein, which translates to MLKRSAHAVSFAAGRLTTEARVLPSFLIAGAQRCGTTSLYRALSHHPLVMKPVLRKGVHYFDMAYDRGLPWYRAHFPLVTTARALGRRHGGRVQAFESTPYYLFHPLAGTRIAADLPSVKLIVLVRDPVERACSAHAHELARGYETEPGFERAVELEPLRLAGEIERLRDVPGYVSAAHRHHAYLARGRYAEQLARLEPLFGRDRILVLDSGRMFDDPGSAYDRVLEFLDLPRIGGVEFARHNARPRTGVVPESVRRRLNEHFEPWDALLVRWLGADPSWRR; encoded by the coding sequence ATGCTGAAGCGCTCGGCCCACGCGGTCTCGTTCGCCGCCGGACGGCTCACCACGGAGGCGCGGGTGCTCCCGTCGTTCCTCATCGCCGGGGCGCAGAGGTGTGGCACGACCTCGCTCTACCGCGCGCTGTCACACCACCCGCTCGTCATGAAGCCGGTGCTGCGCAAGGGCGTCCACTACTTCGACATGGCCTACGACCGGGGCCTTCCCTGGTATCGCGCCCACTTCCCGCTGGTGACCACGGCGCGGGCGCTGGGCCGCAGGCACGGCGGGCGCGTCCAGGCCTTCGAATCCACCCCCTACTACCTCTTTCATCCCCTCGCGGGCACCCGGATCGCCGCCGACCTGCCCAGCGTCAAGCTGATCGTCCTGGTCCGGGACCCGGTCGAGCGGGCCTGCTCCGCCCACGCGCACGAGTTGGCGCGGGGCTACGAGACCGAGCCGGGCTTCGAACGCGCCGTCGAGCTCGAACCGCTCCGCCTGGCCGGAGAGATCGAACGGCTGCGGGACGTACCCGGCTACGTGAGCGCGGCCCACCGGCACCACGCCTATCTCGCCCGGGGACGGTACGCCGAGCAACTGGCCCGGCTGGAGCCCCTTTTCGGCCGCGACCGGATCCTCGTCCTCGACAGCGGGCGGATGTTCGACGACCCGGGCTCCGCGTACGACCGGGTGCTGGAGTTTTTGGACCTGCCCCGGATCGGCGGCGTGGAGTTCGCGCGGCACAACGCCCGGCCGCGTACGGGCGTCGTGCCCGAGTCGGTGCGCCGCCGCCTGAACGAGCACTTCGAGCCATGGGACGCCCTGCTCGTCCGGTGGCTGGGAGCCGACCCGTCCTGGCGGCGCTGA
- a CDS encoding TetR family transcriptional regulator C-terminal domain-containing protein, with translation MVIAPRGLENLVADLIAQGQETGQVPRDIDAAAEAAFLVAGAEGMQSSILLRQRVAEDAVAVIDHQLARVFTKTNCE, from the coding sequence ATGGTGATTGCGCCGCGTGGGCTGGAGAACCTGGTCGCCGACCTGATCGCGCAGGGCCAGGAAACCGGTCAGGTGCCCCGGGACATCGACGCCGCGGCGGAGGCCGCGTTCCTGGTGGCAGGCGCCGAGGGGATGCAGTCGAGCATTCTGCTGAGGCAGCGGGTCGCTGAGGACGCCGTAGCCGTGATCGACCACCAGCTCGCCCGCGTCTTCACCAAGACGAACTGTGAGTGA
- a CDS encoding Wzz/FepE/Etk N-terminal domain-containing protein translates to MSLPPHSRDIGEYGSVLWRRRLVVAACLLAGVGGGAAALAVTPARYTAVAQVQVLPTGIQDQLNTPSTRQREPLNLDTESQIARSAVVSAVAARTLKYQDAEELREHVMVDVPPNSAILSISYTAYDPMAAAAGAQAYAEAYLHNRARAAEDALAAQLKLISARLRQVEDDLDGAAGTTQAAAQTGQTAGRTARTAGQGDPAARLGAARRQAVLARQVSDLTLRHDALRTVAVTPGTVISPARPPIRPSSPSPPLFLGSGLFLGILAGAGTAFARDRTDTRLRTCADVERMCGLPLLAELPARPGPEFLGEMAAAVATSLGGGPHRLLVEGVGADTAGSRRGGDGTRTRRVGTDSGARRAGADGVARQIARGLGGTLAHLVPVTVVTGRAAHPDSALLLVGLRRTTSTEVLQAVRQLRRQGARVLGVVTVPRGFTAPAPAPTTGPITEPTRWSA, encoded by the coding sequence ATGAGCCTGCCGCCGCACAGCCGCGACATCGGGGAGTACGGTTCGGTGCTCTGGCGCAGGCGGCTGGTCGTGGCCGCCTGCCTGCTGGCCGGAGTGGGCGGCGGGGCGGCGGCGCTGGCGGTGACCCCCGCGCGGTACACCGCGGTCGCCCAGGTGCAGGTGCTGCCGACCGGCATACAGGACCAACTCAACACGCCGAGCACCCGGCAACGCGAACCACTCAATCTCGACACCGAATCACAGATCGCCCGCTCGGCGGTCGTCTCCGCCGTTGCCGCTAGAACTCTGAAATATCAGGACGCGGAGGAATTACGGGAACACGTCATGGTGGACGTGCCACCCAATTCCGCCATTCTCTCCATTTCTTACACGGCGTACGATCCCATGGCCGCGGCGGCGGGCGCCCAGGCGTACGCGGAGGCGTATCTGCACAATCGCGCCCGCGCCGCCGAGGACGCGCTCGCCGCCCAGCTCAAGCTCATCTCCGCGCGGCTGCGCCAGGTCGAGGACGACCTGGACGGGGCCGCCGGGACCACTCAGGCGGCCGCGCAGACCGGGCAGACGGCCGGGCGGACCGCTCGCACGGCGGGGCAGGGTGATCCGGCGGCCCGGCTGGGAGCGGCCCGGCGGCAGGCCGTGCTCGCCCGGCAGGTGTCGGATCTCACCCTGCGCCACGACGCGCTCAGGACGGTCGCGGTCACGCCGGGCACGGTGATCAGCCCGGCCCGGCCGCCGATCCGGCCCAGCAGTCCCAGCCCTCCGCTCTTCCTGGGCAGCGGTCTGTTCCTCGGGATACTCGCGGGGGCGGGCACCGCCTTCGCCCGCGACCGTACGGACACGCGGTTGCGCACCTGCGCGGACGTCGAGCGGATGTGCGGCCTGCCCCTGCTCGCCGAACTGCCGGCCAGACCGGGCCCGGAGTTCCTCGGCGAGATGGCCGCCGCCGTCGCCACGTCCCTGGGCGGCGGCCCGCATCGGCTGCTCGTCGAAGGCGTCGGGGCCGACACCGCCGGGTCTCGGCGGGGCGGGGACGGCACCCGGACAAGGCGGGTGGGGACCGACAGCGGAGCCCGGCGAGCCGGCGCCGACGGCGTGGCCAGGCAGATCGCCCGGGGACTCGGCGGCACGCTCGCCCATCTCGTGCCGGTGACGGTCGTGACCGGCCGGGCCGCCCACCCGGACTCCGCCCTGCTGCTCGTCGGCCTCAGGCGGACGACCTCCACCGAGGTCCTCCAGGCCGTACGGCAACTCAGGCGGCAGGGAGCGCGGGTGCTCGGCGTGGTCACCGTGCCCCGGGGATTCACGGCACCCGCTCCCGCGCCCACCACTGGGCCCATCACCGAGCCCACGAGGTGGAGCGCTTGA
- a CDS encoding lipopolysaccharide biosynthesis protein, with translation MAAALTGAAHRCLSRLGLSRLGLLRRGLLRHGLARHGVAGLAAAVTAAIGQFAIVLVVTRTLDPRAAGAFFTATTACLMLAGVVRLDTGNGLVHALAGSRTRPARNAGSAGSVRGVLAPVAALSCVAAAGVWLAAAPLAGLTGVPPGVWAVLAAALPFVVLSDVLVCATRGLGTMRPTLLISGAVQPLGQLALVTAAVLAGAPAATLAAAWALPSVACAVLAAVRLRGLGPYDMGDLRAFWRHTAPRSVAAAVQSVFQRLDVVVVALLAGPAAAAVYTAATRFKVMGQLAGQGLAQAAQARLVRALAEGDSTTAGRVYRTTTRWLVGLTWPLWLGYAALAPWALSLFGPAYAGGVAIALVLSATMMVATACGMVDVVLVAAGRTAASLANVSAAVAVTVALDVLLVPAYGALGAALGWSGGVLVKNLLPAVQVSRRYGLRPFGLPAGPASVTGRPPATARLVETS, from the coding sequence GTGGCGGCGGCGCTGACGGGGGCGGCGCACCGCTGCCTGTCCCGCCTTGGCCTGTCCCGCCTTGGCCTGCTCCGCCGGGGGCTGTTACGGCATGGACTCGCGCGGCACGGTGTCGCTGGTCTGGCCGCCGCCGTGACCGCCGCGATCGGGCAGTTCGCGATCGTGCTGGTGGTGACGCGGACGCTCGACCCCCGCGCCGCCGGCGCGTTCTTCACGGCCACCACGGCGTGCCTGATGCTCGCGGGCGTCGTACGCCTCGACACCGGCAACGGCCTCGTCCACGCCCTCGCCGGGAGCCGTACGAGGCCGGCGCGGAACGCCGGGTCGGCGGGATCGGTGCGGGGGGTCCTGGCCCCGGTGGCGGCGCTGTCGTGCGTGGCCGCGGCCGGGGTCTGGCTGGCGGCGGCTCCGCTGGCCGGGCTGACCGGCGTGCCGCCCGGCGTCTGGGCGGTGCTGGCCGCCGCCCTGCCGTTCGTGGTCCTCTCGGACGTGCTGGTCTGCGCCACCCGCGGCCTCGGCACGATGCGGCCGACCCTGCTGATCTCCGGGGCCGTCCAGCCGCTCGGGCAGCTCGCCCTCGTCACCGCGGCCGTGCTCGCCGGGGCTCCGGCGGCGACGCTGGCGGCGGCCTGGGCACTGCCCTCCGTGGCCTGCGCGGTACTTGCCGCCGTACGGTTGCGCGGGCTCGGGCCGTACGACATGGGAGACCTGCGCGCCTTCTGGCGGCACACCGCGCCCCGGTCGGTGGCGGCGGCGGTGCAGTCGGTGTTCCAGCGGCTCGACGTGGTGGTCGTCGCGCTGCTCGCCGGCCCGGCCGCCGCGGCCGTCTACACCGCCGCGACCCGCTTCAAGGTGATGGGACAGCTCGCCGGTCAGGGGCTCGCCCAGGCCGCGCAGGCCCGCCTGGTCAGAGCCCTGGCGGAGGGCGACTCAACCACGGCCGGGAGGGTGTATCGGACCACGACGAGGTGGCTGGTCGGGCTGACGTGGCCGCTCTGGCTGGGGTACGCGGCGCTCGCGCCGTGGGCGCTGTCGCTGTTCGGGCCCGCATACGCGGGGGGTGTCGCGATCGCGCTCGTCCTGTCGGCCACGATGATGGTCGCCACGGCCTGCGGGATGGTCGACGTCGTGCTCGTGGCGGCCGGGCGTACGGCGGCCAGCCTGGCGAACGTGTCCGCGGCCGTCGCCGTGACGGTCGCCCTCGACGTGCTGCTCGTCCCCGCGTACGGCGCGCTGGGAGCCGCGCTCGGATGGTCGGGCGGGGTGCTGGTGAAGAACCTGCTGCCCGCCGTGCAGGTCTCCCGCCGCTACGGCCTGCGTCCGTTCGGCCTTCCGGCCGGCCCGGCCAGCGTCACCGGCAGGCCTCCCGCCACGGCCCGCCTCGTGGAGACGTCGTGA
- a CDS encoding MarR family transcriptional regulator, translating to MGDAVDLLLDQWRRERPDVDPWPMGVVGRVSRLAKLLDRELKEFFASYGLEHWEFDVLATLRRSGPPYELAAGALVKAAMVTSGAITNRIDRMVAKGLVDRLPDEEDRRSVRVRLTGRGLALVDEMLAPHVANEERLLAALDPRDRDHLADALRTLLASLGDTTLG from the coding sequence ATGGGCGACGCCGTGGACCTGTTGCTGGATCAGTGGCGTCGGGAACGGCCGGACGTGGACCCCTGGCCGATGGGCGTCGTCGGCCGGGTCTCGCGGCTGGCCAAGCTGCTCGACCGGGAGCTGAAGGAGTTCTTCGCCTCGTACGGGCTGGAACACTGGGAGTTCGACGTCCTCGCGACGCTGCGCCGCTCGGGCCCGCCGTACGAGCTGGCGGCGGGCGCCCTGGTCAAGGCGGCGATGGTGACCTCCGGCGCGATCACCAACCGGATCGACCGGATGGTGGCCAAGGGACTGGTCGATCGGCTGCCGGATGAGGAGGACCGCAGGTCGGTCCGGGTGCGGCTCACCGGCCGCGGGCTCGCGCTCGTGGACGAGATGCTGGCGCCGCACGTTGCGAACGAGGAGCGCCTGCTCGCCGCCCTCGACCCCCGCGACCGCGACCACCTGGCCGACGCCCTGCGCACCCTCCTCGCATCCCTCGGCGACACCACGCTCGGCTAG
- a CDS encoding alkaline phosphatase family protein — translation MPSRRITALAAALTLSAASLGLWATGGIGAQAATLPTPDHTVVVVFENHAYSQVVGSSSAPYINSLKSGGANLTAFYGETHPSQPNYFAMFSGSTQGITDDSCYTPGFSSKPNLASELIAAGRSWASYNETLPSQGSTTCNSGKYARKHNPWFGFSNVPTSTAYTFAQFPADFTKLPAVSFVVPNLCSDMHDCSVSTGDTWLKNNLGAYATWAKTHNSLLVVTFDEDDRLSGNRIATVLYGQPVLAGSSSGTTYNHYNLLRTIEDMYGTAHAGNAASASAVSGVWN, via the coding sequence ATGCCGTCCCGCCGGATCACCGCTCTCGCCGCCGCCCTCACGCTGTCCGCCGCCTCCCTGGGCCTGTGGGCCACCGGAGGCATCGGCGCCCAGGCGGCCACGTTGCCGACACCCGACCACACGGTGGTCGTGGTCTTCGAGAATCACGCCTACTCCCAGGTCGTCGGCAGCTCCAGCGCGCCGTACATCAACTCGCTGAAGAGCGGCGGGGCCAACCTGACCGCCTTCTACGGCGAGACCCACCCCAGCCAGCCCAACTACTTCGCCATGTTCTCCGGGTCGACGCAGGGCATCACCGACGACTCCTGCTACACCCCCGGCTTCAGCTCCAAGCCCAACCTGGCGTCCGAGCTGATCGCGGCGGGCAGGAGCTGGGCCAGTTACAACGAGACGCTGCCCAGCCAGGGCTCGACCACGTGCAACAGCGGGAAGTACGCCCGCAAGCACAACCCCTGGTTCGGGTTCTCCAACGTGCCGACGTCCACCGCGTACACGTTCGCCCAGTTCCCCGCCGACTTCACCAAACTGCCGGCGGTGTCGTTCGTCGTCCCGAACCTGTGCAGCGACATGCACGACTGCTCGGTGTCCACCGGCGACACCTGGCTGAAGAACAACCTCGGGGCGTACGCGACCTGGGCCAAGACCCACAACAGCCTGCTCGTGGTCACCTTCGACGAGGACGACCGGCTGAGCGGCAACCGCATCGCCACCGTGCTGTACGGGCAGCCGGTGCTGGCGGGATCGTCCTCCGGAACCACCTACAACCACTACAACCTGCTGCGGACCATCGAAGACATGTACGGCACCGCCCACGCGGGCAACGCGGCGTCGGCGTCGGCCGTCTCCGGCGTCTGGAACTGA
- a CDS encoding methyltransferase domain-containing protein codes for MTEVRVSSADQDDVFSQRIREQWTDQLGRRLDILIAGCGRGGELDVGRYEPRMTGVDEDLPALRARTAARGDLEARHLGDLRLVPIPPRSFDVVYVSFLLERIRHAELVLDRLVAGLRPGGLLLLKMRDRRSAYGFCDRTIPGWFRRPVWRALAPAGTVGPLPAVYEPLASREGIQAYCLMRGLMIAEDYSAVSGSARRGPHPTLVALVCRAVAALSRGGLNGTEDEITMVIRRPQNHFARLI; via the coding sequence ATGACAGAGGTTCGGGTGTCGTCCGCCGACCAGGACGACGTGTTCAGTCAGCGGATCCGCGAGCAGTGGACCGACCAGCTCGGGCGGCGGCTCGACATCCTCATCGCCGGGTGCGGCCGGGGCGGCGAGCTCGACGTCGGGCGGTACGAGCCCAGGATGACGGGGGTGGACGAGGACCTCCCGGCGCTGCGGGCCCGCACCGCCGCCCGCGGGGACCTGGAGGCGCGTCATCTCGGCGACCTGCGCCTGGTGCCGATCCCGCCGCGCTCCTTCGACGTCGTCTACGTGTCGTTCCTGCTCGAACGCATCCGCCATGCCGAGCTCGTGCTCGACCGGCTCGTCGCGGGGCTGCGCCCCGGCGGGCTGCTGCTGCTCAAGATGCGCGACCGCAGGTCGGCGTACGGCTTCTGCGACCGGACGATTCCCGGCTGGTTCAGGCGGCCGGTGTGGCGGGCGCTCGCCCCGGCCGGGACCGTGGGGCCGCTGCCGGCGGTGTACGAGCCACTGGCCTCGCGCGAGGGCATCCAGGCGTACTGCCTGATGCGCGGGCTCATGATCGCCGAGGACTACTCGGCGGTGAGCGGTTCGGCCCGGCGGGGCCCGCACCCCACCCTGGTCGCCCTGGTCTGCCGGGCCGTGGCCGCGCTCTCGCGGGGCGGGCTCAACGGCACCGAGGACGAGATCACCATGGTGATCCGGCGGCCCCAGAACCACTTCGCCCGCCTCATCTGA
- a CDS encoding MFS transporter — MYLADSRGTPAVAPHRGRRWAAVPGTVLALGAVSLITDVSAEMVTAVLPLYLVSALGLSPLGFGVLDGVYNGVGALVRLAGGHLADGGGGRHKAVALAGYGLSALCKPLLLVAHTLPVIGAVLALDRTGKGLRTAPRDALISLATPPERRGRAFGVHRAMDTTGALCGPILAFLVLGVAAEGYDAVFTVSSCVAVLGVVVLVLFVPARPATAAADTAAANAAAGSAATSGPLRVTALLRMPGVRRLAACAVLLGLTTVSDSFVYLLLQRRFAVPAQWFPLLPLGTAAAFLLLAVPLGVVADRIGRRRLFLLGHLALLAAYGVVLAVPGGPLPVVAVLVLHGAFYAATDGVLAAAVAGLVPDAMRARGLALVGTGQALARFACSIAFGAAWTAWGDGPALAVATAALAISTPVAITALRSSTGSSASPSRQRAT; from the coding sequence GTGTACCTCGCGGACAGCCGCGGCACGCCCGCCGTCGCCCCGCACCGGGGACGGCGGTGGGCGGCCGTCCCGGGAACCGTGCTGGCCCTGGGCGCGGTGAGCCTGATCACGGACGTGTCGGCGGAGATGGTCACCGCCGTGCTGCCGCTCTATCTCGTCTCCGCGCTGGGGCTGTCCCCGCTCGGCTTCGGGGTGCTGGACGGCGTCTACAACGGGGTCGGCGCCCTCGTGCGGCTGGCCGGAGGCCACCTCGCCGACGGCGGGGGCGGGCGGCACAAGGCGGTCGCCCTGGCCGGCTACGGCCTGTCGGCACTGTGCAAGCCGCTGCTGCTGGTCGCCCACACCCTGCCGGTGATCGGCGCGGTGCTGGCGCTCGACCGTACGGGCAAGGGCCTGCGCACCGCGCCCAGGGACGCCCTCATCTCGCTGGCCACTCCGCCCGAGCGCCGGGGGCGGGCGTTCGGCGTGCACCGGGCGATGGACACCACCGGAGCCCTCTGCGGGCCGATCCTGGCGTTCCTGGTGCTCGGCGTGGCGGCGGAGGGCTACGACGCCGTCTTCACGGTCAGTTCCTGCGTCGCCGTGCTGGGCGTGGTGGTGCTGGTGCTCTTCGTCCCCGCCCGCCCCGCCACCGCCGCCGCTGACACCGCCGCCGCGAACGCCGCCGCCGGCAGTGCGGCGACCTCCGGCCCGCTCCGGGTGACCGCGCTCCTGCGGATGCCCGGCGTACGGCGGCTGGCGGCGTGCGCGGTGCTGCTGGGGCTGACGACGGTGAGCGACTCCTTCGTCTACCTGCTGCTGCAGCGCAGGTTCGCGGTGCCCGCGCAGTGGTTCCCCCTGCTGCCGCTCGGGACCGCGGCCGCCTTCCTGCTGCTGGCCGTGCCCCTCGGCGTCGTCGCCGACCGGATCGGCCGGCGGAGGCTGTTCCTGCTCGGGCACCTGGCGCTGCTCGCCGCGTACGGGGTCGTGCTGGCCGTCCCCGGCGGGCCGCTGCCGGTGGTGGCGGTGCTCGTCCTGCACGGGGCCTTCTACGCGGCGACCGACGGCGTGCTGGCGGCCGCGGTCGCCGGCCTCGTGCCGGACGCGATGCGGGCGAGAGGGCTGGCCCTGGTGGGCACCGGCCAGGCACTCGCCCGGTTCGCCTGCTCGATCGCCTTCGGCGCCGCCTGGACGGCCTGGGGCGACGGCCCGGCCCTCGCCGTCGCGACGGCGGCGCTGGCGATCTCCACCCCCGTCGCGATCACCGCACTGCGCTCCTCCACGGGCTCCTCCGCGAGCCCCTCCCGGCAGCGGGCGACCTGA
- the cysC gene encoding adenylyl-sulfate kinase — protein MRPYSEVRFPDPDDPPTDEAETMTEWTPDARELADLELLLSGAYAPLTGFLTVAEVESVAGRGRLPGGAPWPDPVTIALPDEIGPGDRVTLKDPEGAAVAVLTVTERDGHHAAGPVEALDAPVYGPFARLRRTPEEVRKDLPDGGEVLAVTMRGPLDSAALDDVAATAEELDAAVLLMPLVFGEEGPAVVRAALKAAERLPGAMVVAVPLAPREDAEIDLELREHVARNYGATEHYAGPAPVTIPGPPHRRGLVVFFTGLSGSGKSTIARGLRDALLERGGRAVTYLDGDVVRRLLSAGLTFSREDRDHNIRRIGFVAAEVARHGGLAICAPIAPYAATRDEVRAMVAAVGGDFLLVHVATPLEECERRDRKGLYAKARAGLIPEFTGVSDPYEEPEDADLVLDTTGMTIERAVGSVLNLVASGGWVR, from the coding sequence GTGCGGCCGTACTCCGAGGTAAGGTTTCCTGACCCCGACGACCCACCGACCGACGAAGCGGAAACGATGACCGAGTGGACGCCCGACGCGCGTGAGCTGGCCGACCTTGAGCTGCTGCTGTCCGGGGCGTACGCGCCGCTGACGGGCTTTCTCACCGTCGCGGAGGTGGAGAGCGTGGCCGGGCGCGGGCGGCTGCCCGGCGGCGCCCCCTGGCCCGACCCGGTCACGATCGCGCTGCCCGATGAGATCGGGCCCGGCGACCGGGTGACGCTGAAGGACCCCGAGGGCGCGGCGGTCGCGGTGCTGACCGTCACCGAGCGCGACGGGCACCACGCGGCCGGGCCGGTCGAGGCGCTCGACGCCCCCGTGTACGGCCCGTTCGCGCGGCTGCGCCGTACGCCGGAGGAGGTGCGCAAGGACCTGCCGGACGGCGGCGAGGTCCTCGCGGTGACCATGCGCGGGCCGCTCGACTCGGCCGCGCTCGACGACGTCGCGGCGACCGCGGAGGAACTCGACGCGGCCGTGCTCCTGATGCCCCTGGTCTTCGGGGAGGAGGGTCCCGCGGTGGTGCGGGCCGCGCTCAAGGCGGCCGAGCGGCTGCCCGGGGCGATGGTGGTCGCGGTGCCGCTCGCGCCGCGCGAGGACGCCGAGATCGACCTCGAACTCCGCGAGCACGTGGCCCGCAACTACGGCGCCACCGAGCACTACGCGGGCCCCGCGCCGGTCACGATCCCCGGGCCGCCGCACCGGCGGGGGCTCGTCGTGTTCTTCACCGGCCTCTCCGGCTCGGGCAAGTCGACGATCGCGCGGGGGCTGCGCGACGCGCTGCTGGAGCGGGGCGGCCGCGCCGTCACCTACCTCGACGGCGACGTCGTACGGCGCCTACTGTCGGCCGGGCTGACGTTCTCGCGGGAGGACCGCGACCACAACATCCGCCGGATCGGGTTCGTCGCCGCCGAGGTCGCCCGGCACGGCGGCCTGGCGATCTGCGCGCCCATCGCACCCTACGCCGCGACCCGCGACGAGGTGCGGGCGATGGTCGCGGCGGTCGGCGGCGACTTCCTGCTGGTCCACGTGGCCACGCCGCTGGAGGAGTGCGAGCGGCGCGACCGCAAGGGCCTTTACGCCAAGGCGCGGGCCGGGCTGATCCCGGAGTTCACCGGCGTCTCCGACCCGTACGAGGAGCCGGAGGACGCCGACCTCGTCCTCGACACCACCGGCATGACGATCGAACGCGCGGTCGGGTCCGTGCTGAACCTCGTCGCCTCGGGCGGCTGGGTCCGTTAG
- a CDS encoding transposase — MTSTSRPCVNLGWVLAANIAADLDAWTRLLGLHDDAELAKAEPQTMRHCLWHLPARLVTHARRRILKLSATWPWKEAFLICWQRLCALPAPI, encoded by the coding sequence ATCACCTCAACTTCGCGGCCTTGCGTGAACCTCGGCTGGGTTCTGGCTGCCAACATCGCCGCCGATCTGGACGCCTGGACCCGCCTGCTCGGCCTGCACGACGACGCCGAACTCGCCAAGGCCGAGCCGCAGACGATGCGGCACTGCCTGTGGCACCTGCCCGCCCGGCTCGTCACCCACGCCCGCCGCCGCATCCTGAAACTCAGCGCCACCTGGCCATGGAAGGAAGCGTTCCTGATCTGCTGGCAACGGCTGTGCGCCCTGCCCGCACCGATCTGA
- a CDS encoding sulfotransferase domain-containing protein: MTPLRTPSYGWAAGPPVLVTGLPRSGTSWVGRMLTASGRLVYVNEPLNPQRPPGRSPGVLDASVTHRFQYICPDDEAPWLAAFSRTVALRYGWPAELRRNHRPGDLARMAKYGTAFTLGRLLARRALLDDPFALLSAEWFAGRLGCRVVVVVRDPVSFAGSWRRLGWSVDVRELLSQPLLVRDHPYVAELESVVGGLDVIAGAAMLWRVAHQVVRTVAGRTGGILVVRYEDLCAAPLDGFRDLYAWCGLPWTDRAARRVAAACTSRRAPARSAFTWTGLSRTAFRPMDSRQALASPSLPAADATRVRALTDPAVFG, encoded by the coding sequence GTGACCCCGCTGCGTACGCCGTCATACGGGTGGGCGGCTGGGCCGCCTGTGCTGGTCACGGGCCTGCCGCGCAGCGGCACGAGCTGGGTGGGCCGGATGCTCACGGCGAGCGGCCGCCTGGTCTACGTCAACGAACCGCTCAACCCGCAGCGCCCGCCCGGCCGCTCCCCCGGCGTGCTCGACGCGTCCGTCACGCACCGGTTCCAGTACATCTGCCCGGACGACGAGGCGCCCTGGCTGGCGGCGTTCTCCCGTACGGTCGCGCTGCGCTACGGCTGGCCGGCGGAACTGCGCCGCAACCACCGGCCCGGCGACCTCGCCAGAATGGCCAAATACGGCACCGCCTTCACCCTCGGCCGGCTGCTCGCGCGGCGGGCGCTGCTCGACGACCCGTTCGCGCTGCTGTCCGCCGAATGGTTCGCCGGCCGCCTCGGCTGCCGGGTGGTCGTCGTGGTCCGCGACCCCGTGTCGTTCGCCGGAAGCTGGCGGCGGCTCGGCTGGTCGGTCGACGTCCGCGAACTGCTGAGCCAGCCGCTCCTGGTCCGCGACCATCCGTACGTCGCGGAGCTGGAGTCCGTCGTCGGCGGTCTGGACGTGATCGCGGGGGCGGCCATGCTGTGGCGCGTCGCTCACCAGGTCGTTCGCACGGTGGCCGGCCGTACCGGCGGCATCCTGGTCGTGCGGTACGAGGACCTGTGTGCGGCGCCGCTCGACGGTTTCCGCGACCTGTACGCCTGGTGCGGCCTGCCCTGGACCGATCGCGCCGCCCGCCGCGTCGCGGCCGCCTGCACGTCCCGCCGTGCCCCGGCCCGTTCCGCGTTCACCTGGACCGGCCTGTCCCGCACGGCCTTCCGTCCGATGGACTCCCGCCAGGCCCTCGCCTCGCCTTCCCTCCCCGCCGCAGACGCCACCCGCGTACGAGCCCTGACCGATCCGGCGGTATTCGGCTGA